One region of Arcobacter sp. CECT 8983 genomic DNA includes:
- a CDS encoding response regulator transcription factor encodes MEKKLLEELKSVPILCVEDEDGIRQIIVETLKYYFDEVYEAKDGEEAYEIYQDYKPKIILSDIQMKNCNGIDFVKRIRKEDSTTTIFMLTAYSNEEYLVDLINLNINHFILKPLNLKKLNEALMKYLNKSASPIELCENMYLDLQKREVTYNSDVIILRKREKDFLHLLYEKKGSILSYIEIEDELWAEREMTSHALKSFIKDLRHKLPVNVIKNIPQEGYTLAKID; translated from the coding sequence ATGGAAAAAAAGTTATTAGAAGAGTTAAAAAGTGTTCCAATTTTATGTGTTGAAGATGAAGATGGAATTAGACAGATTATAGTAGAAACATTAAAGTATTATTTTGATGAGGTATATGAGGCAAAAGATGGCGAGGAAGCTTATGAAATATATCAAGATTATAAGCCTAAAATTATACTTTCTGATATACAAATGAAAAATTGTAATGGAATAGATTTTGTGAAAAGAATTAGAAAAGAGGATTCTACAACTACTATATTTATGCTAACTGCATACTCAAATGAAGAGTATTTAGTAGATCTGATTAATTTAAATATAAATCATTTTATTTTAAAACCATTAAATTTAAAGAAATTAAATGAAGCTTTAATGAAATATTTAAACAAATCTGCTTCTCCTATAGAACTTTGCGAAAATATGTATTTAGATTTACAAAAAAGAGAAGTTACTTATAATAGTGATGTTATAATTTTAAGAAAAAGGGAAAAAGATTTTTTACATCTATTATATGAAAAAAAAGGTTCAATATTAAGTTATATTGAAATAGAAGATGAATTGTGGGCTGAAAGAGAAATGACTAGTCATGCACTTAAATCTTTTATCAAAGATTTAAGACATAAGTTACCAGTCAATGTAATCAAAAATATTCCCCAAGAGGGTTATACTTTGGCAAAAATTGATTAA
- the aspA gene encoding aspartate ammonia-lyase gives MEENFRIETDFLGEKKIPKDAYYGIQTLRASENFDITHTSLSLFPTFIKSLAKVKKACALTNYELGDLNDMQRDAIIQACNEIIDGKFHDQFIVDPIQGGAGTSTNMNANEVIANRALEILKKPRSAYDIVHPNNHLNMSQSTNDVYPTAIKITLYELIYKLKDSLRYLRDCFNEKAVEFKDVLKMGRTQLQDAVPMTLGQEFKTYAVMIDDDIFRLRDCQTLLKEVNLGATAIGTGINTKKAYRKKVINNLRDVTGIDYESASNLIEATQDTGDFVHISGILKRVAIKISKICNDLRLLSSGPRAGLNEINLPKMQPGSSIMPGKVNPVIPEVVNQVAYEVIGADTTIALACEGGQLQLNVFEPLVAYKLFTSINMMRRSFYTLAEKCVKGITANEEICMNNILNSVTLVTCLNPILGYEKSSALAKEALATNRRVYDIILEQELFTKEELDRLLHPKNMVNNYDDI, from the coding sequence ATGGAAGAGAATTTCAGAATTGAAACAGATTTTTTAGGTGAAAAGAAAATTCCTAAGGATGCATACTACGGTATTCAAACTTTAAGAGCTAGTGAAAACTTTGATATCACACACACAAGTTTATCACTATTTCCAACTTTTATTAAATCTCTTGCTAAAGTTAAAAAAGCTTGCGCTTTAACAAACTATGAGTTAGGTGATTTAAATGATATGCAACGTGATGCAATAATTCAAGCTTGCAATGAAATAATTGATGGTAAATTCCATGATCAATTTATTGTAGATCCTATTCAAGGTGGAGCAGGAACTTCTACAAATATGAATGCAAATGAGGTTATTGCAAATAGAGCTTTAGAGATATTAAAAAAACCAAGAAGTGCTTATGATATTGTTCATCCAAATAATCATTTAAATATGTCTCAATCTACAAATGATGTTTACCCAACTGCTATAAAAATCACTTTATATGAATTAATTTATAAGTTAAAAGATTCACTTAGATACTTAAGAGATTGCTTCAATGAAAAAGCAGTAGAGTTTAAAGATGTACTTAAAATGGGTAGAACTCAACTTCAAGATGCAGTTCCAATGACTTTAGGTCAAGAGTTTAAAACTTATGCTGTAATGATTGATGATGATATTTTTAGATTAAGAGATTGCCAAACTTTATTAAAAGAAGTAAATCTTGGTGCAACAGCAATTGGTACAGGAATTAATACAAAAAAAGCATATAGAAAAAAAGTAATCAATAATCTTAGAGATGTAACAGGTATTGATTATGAAAGTGCTAGTAACTTAATTGAAGCAACACAAGATACTGGTGACTTTGTTCATATTTCTGGTATTTTAAAAAGAGTTGCAATTAAAATTTCTAAAATATGTAATGACTTAAGACTTTTAAGTTCAGGTCCAAGAGCAGGTCTTAATGAAATAAACTTACCTAAAATGCAACCAGGAAGTTCAATCATGCCAGGAAAAGTAAATCCTGTAATTCCAGAAGTTGTAAATCAAGTTGCTTATGAAGTAATTGGAGCAGATACAACTATTGCTTTAGCTTGCGAAGGTGGACAATTACAATTAAATGTATTTGAACCTTTAGTTGCATATAAACTATTTACTTCTATTAATATGATGAGAAGATCTTTTTATACTTTAGCTGAAAAATGTGTAAAAGGTATTACTGCAAATGAAGAGATTTGTATGAATAATATTCTAAACTCAGTTACTCTTGTAACTTGCCTAAATCCTATTTTAGGTTATGAAAAAAGTTCAGCTTTAGCAAAAGAAGCACTTGCAACAAATAGAAGAGTGTATGATATCATCTTAGAGCAAGAACTATTTACTAAAGAAGAGCTAGATAGACTTTTACATCCAAAGAATATGGTAAATAATTACGACGACATTTAA
- a CDS encoding asparaginase domain-containing protein, whose product MKITVINTGGTFNKRYNPIKGQLEVPADNIALDKIIASCHNVEFEIKNIVSKDSLDMIDSDREKICEAIKSSENDKVIIVHGTDTVHLTSELIKQRKINKKIVFTGAMVPMSIDTVEATMNFSQALGFLSADVENGTYIAMHGVVVDCSKLVKNRELGQFLIK is encoded by the coding sequence ATGAAAATAACTGTAATAAATACAGGTGGAACATTTAATAAAAGATACAATCCAATAAAGGGACAACTTGAAGTCCCTGCGGATAATATTGCCTTAGATAAAATAATAGCTTCTTGTCATAATGTAGAGTTTGAGATTAAGAATATAGTTTCAAAAGATAGTCTTGATATGATAGATTCAGATAGAGAGAAGATTTGTGAAGCAATTAAATCAAGTGAAAATGATAAAGTGATTATTGTTCATGGAACTGATACTGTTCATTTAACCTCTGAATTAATAAAACAAAGAAAAATAAATAAAAAAATAGTATTTACAGGAGCTATGGTTCCAATGAGTATTGATACAGTTGAAGCAACTATGAACTTTTCTCAAGCCCTTGGTTTTTTAAGTGCAGATGTAGAAAATGGAACATATATTGCAATGCATGGAGTTGTTGTTGATTGTTCTAAACTTGTTAAAAATAGAGAACTTGGACAGTTCCTTATAAAATAA
- a CDS encoding sodium-dependent tyrosine transporter: MFIKLNDRVYINLDRITRTKIDHVEDGIRVRFYEGKDQVAKSQKFEDVKAADKWLKELLKKVI; the protein is encoded by the coding sequence ATGTTTATAAAGTTAAATGATAGAGTATATATTAACTTAGATAGAATTACAAGAACAAAAATAGATCATGTTGAAGATGGTATTAGAGTTAGATTTTATGAAGGTAAAGATCAAGTAGCAAAATCACAGAAATTTGAAGATGTGAAAGCTGCTGATAAGTGGTTAAAAGAACTTCTTAAAAAGGTAATATAA